The proteins below come from a single Juglans regia cultivar Chandler chromosome 12, Walnut 2.0, whole genome shotgun sequence genomic window:
- the LOC108979892 gene encoding pyruvate dehydrogenase (acetyl-transferring) kinase, mitochondrial-like has product MAAKKLCESFSKSFIEEVQRWGCMKQTGVSLRYMMEFGSDPSHRNLLISAQFLHKELPIRIARRAIELESLPYSLSEKPAVLKVRDWYLDSYRDLRSFPEIKDTNDEKDFTQMIKAIKVRHNNVVPMMALGVQQLKKDMDPKIVYEDLDEIDRFLDRFYMSRIGIRMLIGQHVELHNPNPPPHCVGYIHTKMSPLEVARTASEDARAICLREYGSAPNVNIYGDPIFTFPYVPTHLHLMVFELVKNSLRAVQERFMDSDKVAPPIRIIVAGGVEDVTIKVSDEGGGIPRSGLSKIFTYLYSTAKNPMDEDSDLVTANAVTMAGYGYGLPISRLYARYFGGDLQIISMEGYGTDAYLHLSRLGDSQEPLS; this is encoded by the exons ATGGCGGCCAAGAAACTGTGTGAGTCTTTCTCCAAAAGCTTTATCGAGGAGGTGCAACGATGGGGGTGTATGAAGCAGACTGGGGTGAGCTTGAGGTACATGATGGAGTTTGGGTCCGATCCCAGCCACAGGAATTTGCTAATCTCCGCTCAGTTTCTTCACAAGGAGCTCCCCATTAGAATTGCCAGGAGGGCCATCGAGCTCGAAAGCCTGCCTTATAGCTTATCTGAAAAACCTGCCGTTTTGAAG GTTCGAGATTGGTATCTTGATTCTTATCGCGACCTTAGATCCTTTCCCGAGATCAAGGACACAAATGATGAGAAGGACTTTACTCAAATGATTAAGGCAATCAAGGTGAGACACAACAATGTGGTCCCTATGATGGCTTTGGGGGTTCAACAGTTGAAGAAAGACATGGATCCGAAGATCGTCTACGAGGATCTTGATGAGATTGATCGGTTTCTAGATCGCTTTTACATGTCAAGAATAGGGATTCGCATGCTTATTG GGCAACATGTGGAGTTGCACAATCCTAATCCCCCTCCTCATTGTGTGGGTTATATACATACAAAAATGTCTCCATTGGAGGTAGCACGAACTGCCAGTGAAGATGCCCGTGCTATTTGTTTGCGCGAGTATGGCAGTGCCCCcaatgttaatatatatggGGATCCTATTTTTACATTTCC GTACGTTCCAACACACTTGCATCTTATGGTGTTTGAGTTGGTCAAGAACTCCTTGCGTGCTGTCCAAGAGCGTTTCATGGACTCGGACAAAGTTGCACCTCCTATTAGAATAATAGTGGCTGGTGGTGTAGAAGATGTTACTATCAAG GTATCGGATGAAGGAGGCGGCATACCAAGAAGTGGGCTctccaaaattttcacatatctTTACAGCACTGCAAAAAACCCAATGGATGAGGACTCAGATCTTGTTACTGCTAATGCAGTGACAATGGCTGGATATGGATATGGACTTCCAATAAGTCGCCTGTATGCTCGGTATTTTGGAGGAGATCTCCAAATTATCTCTATGGAAGGATATG GGACTGATGCATATCTCCATCTCTCTCGCTTGGGAGATTCGCAAGAACCATTGTCATGA
- the LOC118343942 gene encoding novel plant SNARE 13-like — MASDLPMGPQLEQIHGEIRDNFRALANGFQRLDKIKDSNRQSKQLEELTGKMRECKRLIKEFDRELKDEEGRNPPEVNKQLNDEKQSMIKELNSYVALRKTYMNTLGNKRVELFDMGAGVSEPTADDNFQVASSMTNQELINAGTKTMDETDQAIQRTQKVVEQTIEVGTQTAVTLKGQTDQMGRIVNELDTINFSIKKASQLVKEIGRQVATDKCIMLFLFLIVCGVIAIIIVKIVNPKNKDIRDIPGLAPPAPSRRLLWAAEHFI; from the exons ATGGCGAGCGACTTGCCGATGGGCCCTCAGCTGGAGCAGATCCACGGTGAAATCCGCGATAATTTCCGAGCCCTTGC AAATGGCTTCCAGAGGCTTGATAAGATCAAAGATTCTAATAGACAAAGTAAACAGCTTGAAGAACTTACAGGAAAAATGAGGGAGTGTAAAAG attaattaaggaGTTTGATCGTGAACTTAAAGATGAGGAAGGGAGAAATCCTCCTGAGGTTAATAAGCAACTCAACGATGAGAAGCAGTCGATG ATCAAAGAGCTGAATTCATACGTGGCATTGAGAAAAAC GTATATGAATACCCTTGGTAATAAGAGAGTTGAACTCTTTGATATGGGAGCAGGGGTTAGTGAACCTACGGCTGATGACAATTTCCAAGTAGCATCAT CAATGACAAACCAAGAACTTATCAATGCTGGAACAAAGACAATGGATGAGACTGATCAGGCCATTCAACGCACTCAAAAG GTTGTTGAACAAACAATTGAAGTGGGAACTCAAACTGCTGTTACATTAAAGGGTCAA ACCGACCAAATGGGCCGAATTGTTAATGAGCTGGACACAATTAACTTCTCAATTAAGAAGGCTTCCCAGCTTGTGAAGGAGATTGGTAGACAG GTAGCTACAGATAAATGcatcatgctttttctattcCTTATTGTCTGTGGTGTAATAGCCATCATTATTGTCAAG ATTGTGAATCCCAAGAACAAAGACATCAGGGACATCCCTGGATTGGCACCTCCAGCTCCCTCAAGGAGGCTTTTGTGGGCTGCAGAACACTTCATTTAG
- the LOC108979893 gene encoding rRNA-processing protein fcf2-like translates to MPESKPVIGLSWEPKLPTLSAGTHNGSVSKSQNQTEVSALWRPPSELVDGLFVPPNDPRKLNNLMRKQLKDTTSKSWYEMPAQTITPEIEKDLRLLKLRSAIDPKRHYKKGDSKSKTLPKYFQLGTVVESASDFFTGRLTKKQRKATIADELLSDHTLAKYRKRKVQEIEKKNRPAGNDKWKRKGRQSRKYTKQRRH, encoded by the exons ATGCCTGAGAGCAAACCAGTGATTGGGCTATCATGGGAACCGAAGTTGCCAACTTTGTCGGCAGGAACCCATAATGGGTCTGTGAGcaaatcccaaaaccaaacTGAAGTGAGTGCTCTTTGGAGACCACCATCCGAGCTTGTTGATGGACTTTTTGTCCCTCCAAATGACCCAAGAAAGTTAAACAACTTGATGAGAAAGCAACTCAAAGATACTACCAGCAAGAGTTG GTATGAGATGCCCGCTCAGACCATTACCCCGGAGATTGAAAAGGATCTGCGGTTACTAAAG TTGAGAAGTGCCATTGATCCAAAGAGGCACTACAAGAAGGGTGATTCAAAGTCGAAAACGCTGCCCAAGTATTTTCAG TTGGGCACTGTGGTCGAGTCAGCATCAGACTTCTTTACAGGTAGATTAACGAAGAAGCAGAGGAAGGCAACGATTGCAGATGAGTTACTGTCTGATCATACCCTTGCTAAGTACAG GAAACGCAAGGTTCAAGAGATAGAAAAAAAGAATCGGCCAGCTGGAAATGATAAATGGAAGAGAAAGGGCCGGCAGTCACGGAAGTACACAAAGCAGAGAAGGCACTGA